In a single window of the Deltaproteobacteria bacterium genome:
- a CDS encoding 3-oxoacyl-ACP reductase FabG: MSGLKAKLENRNALITGGSRGIGKAIACRFVEEGANVFLCARGERSLNETAEELRQMGGKVAIHVADISDQGSVERMVGQALVEFGGLDILVNNAGIMMARRFMDYTFEEFDRIMKVNFYGVWYVTRAVLPSMMERKRGKIVNIASTAGKWGSMNQSAYNTSKHAVVGLTRCLALEMAPFHINVNAICPAGVEGDEIDSMVEHWANELKVTKEQARKNISSRSPIGRFINPDEVAALAVYLASDESDAMTAQAISLCGGYLMV, encoded by the coding sequence ATGTCGGGCCTGAAAGCCAAATTGGAAAATCGCAATGCCCTGATTACTGGCGGGAGTAGAGGTATCGGCAAGGCGATCGCCTGCCGTTTTGTTGAGGAGGGGGCCAACGTCTTTCTCTGCGCGCGTGGTGAAAGATCTTTGAACGAAACTGCGGAAGAACTCCGGCAGATGGGAGGAAAAGTCGCCATCCATGTGGCCGATATTTCGGATCAAGGGTCCGTAGAACGCATGGTGGGCCAGGCCCTGGTCGAATTCGGGGGCCTCGACATCCTGGTCAACAACGCAGGAATAATGATGGCCAGGCGGTTTATGGATTATACCTTCGAGGAGTTCGACCGGATAATGAAGGTGAACTTTTATGGCGTCTGGTATGTAACCCGGGCGGTTCTCCCCTCCATGATGGAACGGAAAAGAGGCAAGATTGTAAACATAGCGTCTACTGCAGGCAAGTGGGGCTCCATGAATCAGAGCGCTTATAACACTTCGAAGCACGCCGTAGTAGGGTTGACAAGATGTCTGGCTCTTGAAATGGCACCGTTTCATATCAACGTCAATGCAATCTGTCCCGCCGGGGTAGAGGGCGACGAAATAGATTCCATGGTGGAACACTGGGCCAATGAGTTGAAGGTAACCAAGGAACAGGCACGGAAGAATATTTCCTCTCGATCTCCTATTGGTCGTTTTATCAATCCCGACGAGGTTGCAGCTCTTGCAGTATATCTCGCATCCGACGAATCGGATGCAATGACGGCCCAGGCGATCTCTCTTTGCGGGGGATACCTTATGGTGTAG
- a CDS encoding response regulator, whose translation MPESILNHKKVLVVDDEPDILAVVKEEIMESCPDTEVDTANDYPGAAELLNSKEYDLVILDIMGVRGFDLLPIAVGRKFKVVMLTAHVLNPEALSKTHDLGAMAYLPKDELGNLVPFLEDVLQHNHESMWQLLMQKLETYFTKKFQSPDWKDKIR comes from the coding sequence GTGCCCGAATCGATTCTGAATCATAAAAAAGTGCTGGTCGTTGATGACGAACCGGACATTCTGGCGGTCGTTAAGGAAGAAATAATGGAGTCCTGTCCCGACACCGAGGTCGATACGGCAAACGACTATCCCGGCGCTGCCGAACTCCTGAATTCAAAGGAGTATGACCTGGTTATTCTCGATATTATGGGCGTTCGTGGCTTTGATCTCTTACCCATTGCGGTAGGCCGGAAGTTTAAAGTAGTCATGCTCACGGCTCACGTCCTTAACCCTGAAGCCCTCTCCAAAACCCATGACTTGGGCGCTATGGCCTACTTACCCAAGGACGAGCTTGGCAACCTGGTGCCCTTCCTCGAAGACGTCCTGCAACATAACCATGAATCCATGTGGCAGTTGCTTATGCAAAAACTGGAGACTTACTTTACCAAAAAGTTCCAATCCCCAGATTGGAAGGACAAGATCCGTTGA
- a CDS encoding carboxymuconolactone decarboxylase family protein yields the protein MKKTDNARPKLTTLFQIISITALLLFYMALTGCASMQKGSQEVTRLKESRMAPLPESQWNVEQTKLLTPLKRDGHVPNVFTTIARNQKLFERHGKFGFYVLFEQTLPARDREILILRIGWLCQSEYEFGQHTILGKMAKLTDEEILNITRGPNASGWNTFEAALINAVDELYYNAIISDSTWKVLASKYNEQQLLDLIFTVGQYNLVSWALNSLGVPLDKGIPGFPEGSK from the coding sequence ATGAAAAAAACTGATAATGCAAGACCTAAGTTAACCACACTTTTTCAAATTATTTCCATAACGGCTCTTTTGTTATTTTACATGGCCTTGACAGGTTGCGCTTCAATGCAAAAAGGCTCCCAGGAGGTTACCAGACTTAAAGAATCGCGTATGGCCCCTTTGCCAGAGTCTCAATGGAATGTAGAGCAAACAAAATTGCTCACCCCCTTGAAGAGAGATGGTCACGTGCCCAATGTATTTACCACAATTGCAAGAAATCAAAAATTATTTGAGCGTCATGGTAAATTTGGTTTCTACGTGTTGTTTGAACAAACTCTGCCGGCCCGTGACCGGGAAATTCTTATTCTACGCATTGGCTGGCTGTGTCAGTCTGAGTACGAGTTCGGACAGCACACGATTTTAGGTAAAATGGCAAAACTGACCGACGAAGAAATCCTGAACATCACCAGGGGGCCGAATGCTTCGGGATGGAACACTTTTGAGGCGGCCTTAATAAATGCCGTTGATGAGCTTTATTATAATGCAATCATTTCGGACAGCACCTGGAAGGTGCTTGCAAGTAAATATAATGAACAGCAGCTTTTGGACCTGATTTTTACTGTCGGGCAATACAATCTGGTTTCCTGGGCATTAAACAGTCTGGGTGTTCCATTGGATAAGGGTATTCCTGGATTTCCAGAAGGTTCAAAATAG